CCCGGCCGCGAACCCCGCGACCGCGAACGCGAGGACGCTCACGCCGTTCGGCGTCATGCCCGCTCTGTCGGCGCCCTCGACGAACGGCTCGAGGGTCCGGTCGGCGAGCGAGCGATACTGATCGAGGGTCACGAGAACTCCACCTCCCCGGCGCTGGGCTCGCGTTCCCCGTCGATCACGCGCTCGATCTCCTCGGCCACTTCCTCGGGCGAACGGTCGGTGGTGTCGATCTCGTAGACGCTCTCGAGGCCGTGTTCGGCCACCGCCTCCGAGAGGATCAGGTCGAGCGCCTCGCTTTCGGCGTTCTCGCGAGCGTAGCGAGCGAGGGCTTGGGGCGACTTCGTCGACCCGTTGTTCTCGCTCGCCTTCGGCTCGCTCTCCCCGCGCTCGCGAAGCCGCCGTTCGAGCTCGTCGGGCGCACACCGCAGAACGACGACCCGGTCGGCCGGGAGGTGGTGGGCGAGGTGTGACTCGACGATCCCCTCCCGATCGTCGACGTACTCGCCGAGGGCGTCCATGTCGACGACGAGGCTGTCGCGCTCTTCGTCGCGTTCGGTGTACAGCCCCTCGCGTTCGACGACCTCGTTGAGGTGCAGGACGTCGTGGTCCGTGAGGGGTTCCGTGGCGCTGGTCTTGCCCGTTCCGGGGGTGCCGGTGACGACGACCCTCATACCGTCTCCCGGAGCAGCTCGTTGCACTCGGTGACCGCCTTGCGGGTCTCCTCGTCGGTGCCACAGGTGATCCGGATGCACTCGGGCAGCCCGAAGCTCGTACAGTCCCGGACGATCACCCCCCGTTCCTGAAGCTGCTCTGCGACCCCACTCGCGTCGCCGACCTCCGCGAGCACGAAGTTGCCCGCGCTCTCCCAGGTCCGAGCGTCGAGGCGTTCGTACATGAACTGCCGGGAGTCGCGGGCGACCGCGACGGAGCGCTCGACGTGTTCGGCGTCGCCGAGGGCGGCCAGCCCGGCCCGACAGGCGATCTCGCTCGCGGCGAAGGGCGTGTTCACCCGCGCGTATGCGTCGGCCCACGCCTCGGGAACCAGCGCGTAGCCCAACCGGACGCCGGCGAGCCCGTAGGCCTTCGAGAAGGTCCGCAGGACGGCCACGTCGTCGCGTCCATCGACCAGATCGACCGCGCTCGGGCCGTCGGAGAACTCGCCGTAGGCCTCGTCGACGACGATCAGGGTCTCCTCGTCGGTGCGCTCGGCCAGCTCCTCGACCTCCGCGAGGTCGATCTCCGAACCCGTGGGGTTGTGCGGGCTGGTGAGGTAGACGATCCGGTCGCCGTCGTAGTCGGCCAGCACCTTCTCGGCGGTCTGTTCGAACCCCTCGGCCTTCGAGACGGGGTAGGTCGCCACCCCGCCGTGGTGGTACCGGGCGCTCATCCCGTAGTAGGCGAAGCCCGGCTCCGGAACGAGCACCCGGTCGCCCGGCTCCAGGGTCGCCCGCGCGAGGTAGTCGAGCGCGCCGTCGCCGCCGGCCGCGAGCCAGACCTGGCTCGTGGAGAGTCCCCAGCGGTCGGCGAGCTCCGCGGTGAGGTCGGCGTGGGAGGCCTTCGGGTAGGAGTGGATCCGGTCGGCGTGCTCGCGGATCGCCTCGACCGCGGCCGGGCTCGGCCCGAGCGGGTTCTCGTTGGAGGCCAGCTTCACGAGCGAGCCGGGGTCGAGCCCCAGTTCGCGGGCGACCTCCTCGACCCCCCGTCCGGCCTCGTAGGCGACGTGCGAGGAGAGGTCCCGTGGTTGCATGGTCGCCCCAAGTGGGGCGGGTATATTAAGCGTGGCCACACGCCCTGGGCCCCGCTCCCGACGCCGTGAGTTTTATGTCAGATACACGAGTTCATGCTGTATGGGTCGCCGTCGCACGCCTTCCTACGAGCCCCAGTCGTTCGAGACGCGCCACGGGGAGTGCCGGATCGAGCAGGGCTCGATCCACCTCGACGAGGGCCCCATCTGGCACGTTCGACGGACGATCGAGGGGATCCGCGAGGCAGACCTCGGTGCCCTCGGCAAGCCGGCACTGGTGGCCTTCACGCTCCTCGGGACCGTCTCGACGCTCCCCGGAACGTTCTCGCGGGCCTCCGACGGGGCGCTGTGGGCGGTGATCGGCGGCATTTTCGTTCTCGGTGCGCTCGTCTGGCAGCTCTCGGTCTGGCTGCGGCGCTGGCTCCTCGCTCCCGCCGAGATCCGCTGTAGCGACGTCGAGTCGGTCTCGCGGGTCGGCGACGACACCCTCCGGATCGAGTACAAGGACGGCCCCCGACGGACCAGCCACGACCTGAAGCTCCCGCGGAAACACACCGAGGACGCGCGCTGCGAGGCGACCAGCGGGTTCGCGGCGAAGGGCTTCGAGGTCGAGCGCGCGGAGCGCGAGAGATGGTACCGCGAGCTCGTCTGAGCTTCCTCCGCTACTCCGCCCCCTCGCCGGCGCCGGCCGCCGCGAAGTTCGCGAGCGCCTCGCTCATCGCCTCGATCTCCTCGGAGCGCGAGACGCCGTGGCGCTCGACGAGGTTCCACTCGGGATCGTTGTAGGTGATCTGCACCTGCCCCTCCTCGTCACACCAGACCAGCAGCTTCTGGGGGAGGTCGATCCCCGCGGCCTGGTTCTCCCGCATGATCGGGGTTCCGACCTCCGGCGTGCCGAAGAGGATCAGCGTCGTCTCTCGGAGCTCCTCGCGGACCGACTCGGCGTTCGCCGCGTGATCGAACGTCGTGATCAGCTCCGGGGGCTCCTCCTCGATCGCGGCCTCGATCCGTTCGACGGTCCCCGCCACCGTCTCGCCGCCCTCGACGGTCACGAGCCCGTCCTCCTCGCTTTCGTCGCCTTCGTCCGCGGCCCCGATCCCCCCGAGGCCCGCGACGCCCGCTACCCCGCCCGCGGTCAGCCCGGCGAGCTTCAGTACGGTCCGTCGGTCGTCGTCGGTGTTGCGTGACATGGCTCCGGCTACCACGTCGGGCGCGACCGGGAAACCTCCTGTTCGTTTGGTTCTATCCGTTATGGACTGAGAAAATCCTCGGCGGTTCTACGGCTCCCGGCGCGCTACTGGCGCACGTCGTGTTCGAGGGTGCCGATCCCCTCGATCTCGACCTCGACCGTGTTCCCGTCCTCGACCGGCCCGACACCTTCCGGAGTTCCGGTGGCGATCACGTCGCCCGATTCGAGGGTCATGTACTGGGTGATCTCCGCGATCAGCTCCGGGATCGAGAAGATCAGGTGATCGAGGGTGGAGTCCTGGCGGGTCTCGCCGTCGACTCGCAGCTGGATCCGCGCGTCGTCCGGGACCTCGTCGGGCGTCGCGAGCACGGGACCAATCGGCGCGGCGTTGTCGAAGGCCTTCCCGCGGACCCAGTTCTGCTCCTCGTCCTGGTCGTCGCGGTTCGAGAGGTCATCGAAGCAGGTGTAGCCCGCGATCACGTCCTCCGCGTCGGCCTCGTCCACGTGGCGACACTGCTCGCCGATCACGACCGCGAGCTCGGCCTCGTGCTCGACGTACCGGTCGGCGGGCAGCCCCACGGTGTCGCCGTGGCCCGCGACGGCGTTGGGCGGTTTGAGAAACAGGAGGGGACGATCGGGGACCTCCTCGTCGCGCTCCTCGGCGTGGGCGGCGTAGTTGCGGCCGATGCAGACGATCTTGGTCGGCTCACACGGCGCGAGGAGATCGACTTCCTCGGCGTCGTAGCTCTCGTCGCCGAAGCTGACCTCCCCGTCCGAGTACTCGCCCTGCCGGACCGAGCCGGCGGGATCGCGGAAGCGTACGCGGTGCATGGATGGGTCTCAGACCGGGAGGTCAAAAGGCTTCGTCCCGCGGCAGTTCGTATCAGGGATCGGAGCCGGCGGTACCTTTTATGGAGTCCTCGGCCGATGTCCCACCCGTATGGAACTCACCTGGCACGGCCACTCGACGTGGTACGTCACCGTCGGCGAGACCGACCTGCTGATCGACCCGTTCTTCGACAACCCGAAGACCGACCTCGAACCGGGCGACGTGGACTCGCCCGACTACGTCCTGCTCACCCACGCCCACGCCGACCACATCGGCCACGCGGGCGAGTTCAGCGACGCGACCCTCGTCGCCGTCCCGGAGCTCGCAGCCTACGCCCAGGAGGAGCTGGGCTTTTCGGACGCGGTCGGCGGCATGGGGATGAACATGGGCGGCACCGTCGAGTGCGGCGACGCCTACGTGACGATGTGTCGCGCCGACCACACCAACGGGATCGACACCGACTACGAGTACTCGGCGGGCCCGCCGGCCGGGTTCGTGATCAGCGACACCGAGCCCACCCAGGTCGAGGACGAGGAGTCGACCGCGTTCTACCACGCGGGCGACACCGCGCTGATGACCGAGATGCGCGAGATCATCGGCCCGTATCTCGAGCCCGACGCCGCCGCACTGCCGGCTGGCGACCACTTTACGATGGGGCCGTGGCAGGCCGCGATCGCCGTCGACTGGCTCGACGTCGACCACGCCTTCCCGATGCACTACGACACCTTCCCGCCCATCGAGATCGACACCGAGGAGTTCGAAAGCGAGGTCGAGGCGACCGGCAGCGACGCCGAGGTCCACGTCCTCGCGGGTGACGAGTCCTTCGAGCTGTCGGGATAGCTCCCGCCAAATCCGTCGTGTCGGTACCGGTCCCCTTCACCTGCTAACACCACCTTTAGGGCGCTCGCGCCGGATTCATAGAACGCAATGACCGATATCGAGACCACCAGCGTCAGCGAGCAGGGCTTCGTAACCAACAGCCAGGTCGGCGACTTCGAACTCACCATCGACGCCACCGACGAGGAGGGGCCAAACCCCAACCAGGTACTCGTCGCGGACTACGCGTCGTGTTTCCTGCCGGCGTTCCGCGTCGCCGGCCAGCAGCGCGACCACGACGACCTGGGCAAGCTCCAGATCGACGCCGAGGCCGACCTCGACGACGACGACGACCTCTCGACGGTCCGCTTCGAGATCTACGTCGAGGAGGACCTCGACGACGACGAGCTCGACGAGATCGTCGATCGCGCGGAGGGCATCTGTCACGTCCACGCCGCGCTGCGCGACGACCTGCACGCCGAGATCAGCGCCGAAGGCGGCGCGTTCTAAGCCGGAGCCGAGCGGGAACCTTCTTTTATCGCCTGATCGAATGACGGGTATGAGCGATCGACAGTGGATGGACCGGATCGTCGGCGACCGGATGGCCGTCGACCGGGAGTTCACCGAGCGGGTCAACGAGTCGCGTTTCTCGAGCCAGCAGTGGGGGCTGATCATGACGGCGACGGAGTTCGAGATCCACGGCGCCGAGGAGCCCGAGAGCGCCGAGATCGTCGCGAACACCGAGAAGCTCCCCCAGATCATGCCCGAACTCGAGAAGATCGACGCCCAGGTCCAGGCGGCGGGCGGGGCCGGCGGCTCTACGGGGAGCGACCCCTCCGGCGGCATCCTCGACTCGATCAAGGGCGCCCTCGGTCTCGGGGGCGGGGGTAGCGGCGCGAGCGACGAGGACCGGCAGGCGGCCGAATCGCTCGTCGCCGAGTACGCCGACCGCCTACAGGAGCGCCTCGAAGAACAGGGGAAGTGGGAGTCGACCTGTCGGACCGCGACCGACTAGAGCTCCTCGCCGGCGTGGTGGAGCGTCATCTCGCTGGTCTCGTAGATGTTGATCAGCTCGTTGATGAGCTCCTCGTAGGACTCCTCCTCCTCGCGCAGCCCGTCGAGCCGTTCGATCGTCTCCTCGTCGAGGTCGACCTGGGTCATGCTTTCCCGTTCGTCGTCCCCCGTTGTAAGTGTTGGCCGTCGGTCCACGGACAAATCAGCAGGCATTTGAGCCCCCGCCGACCACCGACAGGCAGTTTGGACAATGGGTGAGGACCGGGCCAGCTTCGTCGAGTACGGTATCGAGGACAGACCGCCGCTTTTCGAATCCGTGCTGTTGGGGCTACAACACTACCTCACGATGGTCGGCGCGAACATCGCCGTCCCGCTGATCCTCGCGGGCGCGATGGGGATGCCCCCCGACGTCACCGCCCGGTTCGTGGGCACGTTCTTCGTCGTTTCGGGGATCGCGACGCTCGCCCAGACCACCCTCGGCAACCGCTATCCGATCGTCCAGGGCGCGCCGTTCTCGATGCTCGCGCCCGCGCTCGCGATCATCGCCGTCGTCGGCGCGATCCCCGGCGAGCCGAACTGGCAGACCGACCTCCTCTACCTCCAGGGGGCGATCATCGTCGCCGCTGGCGTCCAGATAGCCGTCGGCTATCTCGGCCTCATCGGTCGGCTCCGGCGCTTCCTCTCGCCCGTCGTCATCGCCCCCACGATCGCCCTGATCGGGCTCGCGCTGTTCGACGCCGACCAGATCACCGCCGCGAACCAGGACTGGCTGCTTCTGGGCCTCACGGTCGGCCTGATCGTCCTCTTCTCCCAGTACCTCAAGTCGAAGAACCGCGCGTTCCAACTGTTCCCCGTCATCCTCGGGGTCGCGATCGTCTGGGTGCTCGCCGCGGTCCTCTCGGTGACGGGTTTCTACTCCCCCGACTCACCGGGCTACGTCGCGCTGGGTCAGGTCGCAGCGGCCCCGCCGCTGATGCCGATCTATCCCTTCCAGTGGGGGGTTCCGAGGGTCGAGTTCGCGCTCGTGATCGGGATGATAGCCGGAGTGCTCGCCTCGGTGATCGAGAGCTTCGGGGACTATCAGGCGGTCGCGCGCCTCACCGGCTCGGGCGCGCCGAGCGAGAAACGCATCAACCACGGGATCGGCATGGAGGGGCTGATGAACGTCTTTTCGGGGGTCATGGGCACCGGCGGCTCGACCTCCTACTCGGAGAACATCGGCGCGATCGGTCTCACCGGCGTGGCCTCGCGCTACGTCGTGCAGGTCGGCGCGGCGGTCATGATCGTCGTCGGCTTCGTCGGGTATTTCGGCCAGCTGGTCGCCACCATCCCTGACCCGATCGTCGGCGGGCTGTTCGTCGCGATGTTCGGCCAGATCGTCGCCGTCGGGATCTCGACGCTGAAACACGTCGACCTGGACAGCCAGCGAAACGTCTTCACCGTCGGCTTCTCGCTGTTCGTCGGGCTCGCGATCCCCCAGTACATGGCGAACTTCGAGAGCGCGGCGGCCTTCCGCGAACTGGCCGCCGGCGTTTCGCCCGTCCTCGGATCGCCCCTGATCGCCGACACCGTCTTCGTCATCGGCGGCACCGGCATGGCCGTCGGCGGGCTGGTCGCGCTCGTGCTCGATAACACGATTCCCGGCACCAGGAAGGAACGCGGCCTCGAGGCCTGGGACGAACGCACGGAGGACGAAAGCGAGTTCCGAAGTGCCTGGGAACGGCTCCGGCAGTCGACGGACTGAGCCGTCCACGCGGCCCGAAAGCATTTACGCGCGTTCGTGTACGTCCGATCCATGTCCACCGAACGACGATCGCTTCTGATACCCGGCGCGGTCTATCTGGGGGCCGTCGTTCTGGTCGGCGTCCCCACGATGGCCGTCCTCCCGTCGCTGCTCGGCCACGCGCTGGAGGCGCTCGGCTGGGACTGGCTCTCAGGGAGCGTCGGCTCCACCCTTATCCTCGGCCTGTCGGTCCTGATCGGCCTCCAGCTCGCCGTCGAGGCGGCCGCGCTCCAGCTGGGGGGCGTCGCGGCGCTCGGCCGCGGCTCGCCCCGCGTCATGCTCATCCGCCACGTCGCCCTCGCGGTCAGCGTGTTCGCGGTGCTGGCGGCCGTGCTCGTGGCCGCGGTTTCGGCCGTCGTCGGCGGGTACGGAACCGCGACGGTCGCCGTCGGATCCCTCGTCGCGCTGGCGGCCGCGGCCGCCCTCTACCGCGGGTCGCGGGCGTTCGTCGCCGGGCTCCGGACGGACGATTGACTCCGAACCGACTACTCCTCGCGCCACTTGACCGAACAGCCCCGCGAGGGCTGCTCGTCGACCGTGATCCCCTCGCCCGCCAGCACCGACTCGATGGCCTCGCGCAGGTCGTGTTCGGTCGGCTCGGCGTCGGGATCGTGGGCGTCGTCGATCCGCCCGTGATAGGTCAGTCGGAACTCCCCGCCTTCCCGCTCGAAGAGGAACGGGTCGGGCGTACAGACCGCGCCGTACGCGCGGGCGACCTCCTGGGACTCGTCGCGCAGATAGGCGTCGTAGGTGATCGTGCCCTCCTCGACCAGCTCCTTCATGCGTTCGAACGAGTCCTCGGGATACTCCTCGGCGTCGTTGGGGTTGATCCCGACGACCGCCACGTCGTCGTACTCGCGTGCGATCTCGTTCAGCGGCTCGATCTTCGCCTTCGCGTACGGGCAGTGGTTGCAGGTGAAGACGACCAGCAGTGCCTCGTGGTCGGCGAACTCCGCGAGGGCGTACGTACGGCCGTCCGCACCGGGAAGCTCGAACTCGGGGGCCGGATCGCCGTGTGCGAGGTCGCTGTCGGACTTCTGGAGCGCCATACCGGGGTCTATGGACGACGACGACAAAGAGCTTCACTCGACGGCGGTGAGGTAGACCGCCACGATCGCGAAGCCGATCCCCGCGACCTTCCGTCCCGTGATCGGCTCGTCGAGCGCGACGAACCCCACCAGCGAGCTCGTGACGATGAACATCCCGAAGATCGGGACGACGACGCTGACGGGCCCCATCGCGAGCGCCCGATAATAGGCGAGGATCCCCACCGCGAGACAGATCCCGGCGGCGTACATGTAGGGCGCGTCGGGATGGGTGAGGTACTCGGCGACGGGCTCGCGCGTGAAGGCGATGATCGCCCCGGCGGCGATCACGAGCATGGTGTTCGAGACGATGACCGCGACGTCGCTCGGCACGTCGGTCGTCGCGATGCTCATCAGCGGCGCGACGAACGTGTAGGCGAGCAGGGCGAGAAGCGCCCACAGCAGGTAGTTCATGGGGGAGCTACCCGCGCCGGATCGGTATGCGTTGCGATCCCGCCGGGGCGAATATCGGGCCGGGAGCAAGCCTTAACCCGCTGCCCTCTGCTCCCCCTGTATGGAGCCGAAACGCGAACTGCTCGACGCCCTCTGTGCGAACGCCCGGACCGAGACGGCGGATCTGGCGCGCCAGACCGGCCTCTCGGAGGACGAGGTCGAGCGAGCGATCGCCGACCTCGAGAACGAGGGCACGATCCGGGGCTACCAGGCGATCGTCGACTGGGAGGCGGTCGACGAGGACCACGCCCGCGCCGCGGTCGAGCTCAACGTCACCCTCGATCGCGAGACGGGCTACGCGGAGGTCTCCGACAGGCTCGCGAAGTTCCCCGAGGTCGACTCGCTGCACCTCGTCAGCGGCAACTACGACTTCCTGATGATCGTCGAGGCGGGCTCGGTGCGGAAGATCTCCCGGTTCGTCAGCGAGAAGGTCGCGCCCGTCCCCGAGGTGACCCAGACGGTGACCCATTTCGTCATGGAGACCTACAAGGAGGGCGGCATCGAGATGAACGACGGCGACGACGACGATCGGCTCTCGGTCTCGCCATGAACGGCACCACGACAGGGGCGATCCCGTCCCGAACTCGCGCTCGCCGGAGGTCGTTCGAATGAGGACCTCCGAGCGCGTCGGGCGGGTTCCCCCCTCCGGAATCCGGAGGTTCTTCGAACTGGCCGAGGAGCGCGACGACGTCATCTCGCTCGGCGTCGGCGAGCCCGACTTCTCGGCGCCGTGGGCCGCCCGCGACGCCGCGATCGGCTCGTTGGAGCGGGGGCGGACCTCGTATACGGCGAACCGCGGGATGCGCGAGCTCCGCGAGGCGATCGCCCGCCACTGCGCGGAGCGCTACGACCTCGCGTACGACCCCGCGGAGGAGGTGCTGGTGACCACGGGCGTCAGCGAGGGCGTCGACGTCGCGCTGCGGGCGCTGGTCGACCCCGGCGACCGGGTCGCGATGGTCGACCCCTCCTACGTCTCCTACAAGCCGGGCGTGCTGCTCGCCGACGGCGAGCCCCTGCCCGTTCGCACCCGCGAGGAGGAGCGCTTTCGCTTGACCTACGAGGCACTCGAACGCGCGGGCGCGGAGGAGGCCGACCTCCTCATACTGTGCTATCCGAACAACCCCACGGGCGCGGTCATGCACGAGGAGCACCTCGAACCCGTCGCGGAGTTCTGTCGCGAGCACGACCTTCGAGTCCTCTCCGACGAGATCTACGCCGACCTCACCTACGAGGGCGAGCACGTCTCGATCGCCACCCTCGACGGGATGCGCGAGCGCACGATCGTCTTCAACGGTTTCTCGAAGGCCTATGCGATGACCGGACTCCGACTGGGCTACGCTCTCGGGCCCGGGGAGGGGATCGAGGCGATGAACCGCATCCACCAGTACTCGATGCTCTCGGCGCCGACGACCGCCCAGCACGCCGCCCTCGAGGCACTCGAGAGCTGCGACGACGACGTCGAGGAGATGGTCGGGGCGTTCAACCGGCGACGGCGGTTCGTCCTCTCGCGCTTCTCCGAGATGGGGATCGACTGCTTCGATGCCCAGGGTGCTTTCTACGTCTTTCCCGAGGTCCCCGGCGACGACGAGGCGTTCGCGGAGGGCCTGCTCGAGGAGGAGGGCGTCGCGGCCGTCCCGGGCTCGGTCTTCGGCGAGGCCGGCGAGGGCCACCTCCGGGTCTCGTACGCGAGCGGCCTCCCCCAGCTGAAGGAGGCCATGAACCGCCTCGAGGCGTACGTCTCCTCGCGGTAGCTTTCAGTGGATTTGAGCCAGTAGGGATGCCCGACGACGAGGAGAGACGACGGGATCGATCCCGTCCTCGATGCGCCTTTGAAGCGATCGTTCCATCGCAGGTGGCGGTTGCGACGCGCTTCGGGTACGGAGTCGTAGTCAGTTCCGTGAACTCGTGAACCCGACCTCCCGACCGTCGGGGCTGTGATACGAGCACGGACCCCCTATCGGACGTGCCGCCACGAACCGGCCGGGAACTAACGGTTCCACACGTCGCAACCCTCACCGGGCCGGAACACGCCAGGAGCGCCTTTACTCGTCTCGGCTCCCGAGATACGGGCAGTACAATGGAAGACGAATTCGGCCCACTCGACGTGACCGTTCGGGGTCCTGGGGAGCCCGAGGTCGTGGTCATCGGAGGCGTCCACGGCAGCGAGAAGAGCGGCGTCCGCGCGGTGCGTCGCCTGCGCGAGGCCGACCTCGATCTCCGCCGGGGCGTCGCGTTCGTCCTCGCCAATCCGGCCGCGATCGAGGCCGGCGAACGCTACCTCGACTCGGACCTCAACCGCGTGTTCCCCGGCGATCCGGACGGCGATCGGGAGGAACGGATCGCCGCCCGGCTCTGCGAGTTCGTCGAGGGTCGGACGTCACTCTCGCTGCACGGTACTGAGGCCGAGCCCACGCCGTTCGCGCTCATACACAGCGCCCAGGAGCGTGAGTTCGAACTGGCCTCCGAACTGCCCGTGCCACACGTCGTCGATCACTGGGGGGAGAACGAGCAGACGATCACGACCTGTGGCTTCACCGTCGAGATCGAGCTCGCCTCGGAGGACTCCGAGGAAGCCGCTGAGGCCGCCGAATATCAGGCCCGCGCGTTCCTCGAGCGGGTGGACGCGCTCCCCGACGAGCCACCCGAGGCCGATCCGGACTTCTTCCACATCGGCGAACCCGTTCCGAAGTCCTCCGGGAGCTCCTACGAGCTGTACGTTGAGAACTTCGAACGCGTCCCCGCGGGAACGACCTACGCGAGCGTCGATGGGGAGGATCTGGTCGCCGACGAGCCGTTCTGGCCGATAATGATGTCGGAAGGAGGCTCCCCGGACCTCTTCGGCTACAAGGGACGCAAGATCGGCGAGTCGCTCGAAGACGTGAAAGAGACGTGGCTCGGCGAGGACCGGGAACCGCGGGACTCCGAGTAGCGCCGGTGATTCGATTCGAAACCGAAGTAACGCACCGGGTGAACGAGCGGACGCATCGCCGAGACCTGCCGGGCACGATCGCCCGCATCGCGGGCAGCTAGCCGCCCTCTTCGAGAAAGTCTTCCATCCGACCACGAACGCTACCCCCGATACGTCGGGGACGGTTCGTTACGCTCCTTCCCGTCCGAACCGCGCTGTTCGCGTCATGCGCGCCGGTACGCGGCCGTTCGCCATACGCCCGTCCGTCGCGGTTTTCCGACTAGACGACGTTTCGCTCTGTTTCGCCCCGCTTCTCGAACCGACCGCTCCCCAACGATCCGATGTCGACCAGCGACGCCTCGCCGTCGCAGGCGAGCTCCGCGACCAGCCGGCCGGTGGCGGGCGCGTGCATGAACCCGTGGCCCGAGAAGCCGACGGCGGTGATCAGACCGGGCACCGTCTCCTCGATGATCGGGTGGTTGTCC
The sequence above is a segment of the Halalkalicoccus tibetensis genome. Coding sequences within it:
- a CDS encoding succinylglutamate desuccinylase/aspartoacylase family protein, which encodes MEDEFGPLDVTVRGPGEPEVVVIGGVHGSEKSGVRAVRRLREADLDLRRGVAFVLANPAAIEAGERYLDSDLNRVFPGDPDGDREERIAARLCEFVEGRTSLSLHGTEAEPTPFALIHSAQEREFELASELPVPHVVDHWGENEQTITTCGFTVEIELASEDSEEAAEAAEYQARAFLERVDALPDEPPEADPDFFHIGEPVPKSSGSSYELYVENFERVPAGTTYASVDGEDLVADEPFWPIMMSEGGSPDLFGYKGRKIGESLEDVKETWLGEDREPRDSE